One genomic window of Ziziphus jujuba cultivar Dongzao chromosome 4, ASM3175591v1 includes the following:
- the LOC107433879 gene encoding GBF-interacting protein 1 isoform X1, whose product MSTSGFSVSIPNSVRKTIQAIKEITGNHSEEKIYALLKECSMDPNETAQKLLLQETFHGVKRKHVRRKKNLSNKQPGEVRWRSGTQGRGGRGGRVALSPHFTSHDGGRGRSSGPGKENGLNQGAEKDLASLPTSYENKNKERSSVTRSAPVIANGPTNIASGSTSTVHASNILAGSGDPEISLSYAGKDISSSKLNPGYANKNPIAVGTEDSWEQPAPTPTSSLAVCFSSSDPVLEPSNDSQVPAALGLEREVGSHCLPATEIGSSSAQGMMPNSFQGVGKSQHTELSYSFSISTHGGFSVSLPSSNYSSWPQQIICGQNDVGSNKEWKSKPTSSAPQGPGTAGASEIPTAAADATTLSQPVSTVLDSEEAKLQKKLEELHLPQRQHVILPNHIHVPESERTKLSFGSFSVSSEVITGNASGEERDKCSTTVSETSRRIEDTSEEHSSRFVMYCILALGLVWIASLFA is encoded by the exons ATGAGTACTAGTGGGTTTAGTGTTTCAATCCCAAACAGTGTGAGAAAAACGATCCAGGCCATTAAGGAGATCACAGGAAATCATAGTGAAGAGAAAATCTATGCATTGCTAAAAGAATGTTCCATGGATCCCAACGAGACAGCCCAGAAGCTTCTCTTACAGG AAACATTCCATGGGGTCAAAAGGAAACATGTAAGGAGAAAAAAG AATCTGAGCAACAAACAGCCTGGAGAGGTGCGATGGAGATCTGGAACGCAGGGACGGGGGGGTAGGGGTGGTAGGGTGGCCTTGTCACCGCACTTTACATCTCATG ATGGTGGTAGGGGCAGGAGTTCAGGTCCTGGAAAGGAGAATGGACTCAATCAAGGTGCAGAGAAGGATCTTGCTTCTTTGCCAACCTCTTATGAGAATAAGAATAAAGAAAGAAGTTCTGTTACAAG gTCTGCACCTGTCATTGCCAATGGTCCTACCAATATAGCTTCTGGAAGCACTAGTACTGTGCATGCCTCCAATATATTAGCAGGAAGTGGTGATCCTGAGATAAGTTTGTCATATGCTGGCAAAGATATTTCAAGCAGTAAACTCAATCCTGGTTATGCAAATAAGAACCCAATTGCCGTTGGAACTGAGGACTCGTGGGAGCAGCCTGCACCAACACCAACGTCTTCACTAGCGGTCTGTTTCTCATCTTCAGATCCTGTCCTGGAGCCATCTAATGATTCTCAAGTTCCAGCTGCACTAGGCCTTGAACGTGAAGTAGGGAGCCATTGTCTCCCCG CTACTGAGATTGGTAGCTCGTCTGCACAAGGAATGATGCCAAACAGTTTCCAGGGAGTTGGGAAATCTCAACACACTGAGTTGTCATACTCTTTTTCTATATCAACTCATGGTGGTTTTTCAGTTAGTCTGCCATCATCAAATTACAGCAGCTGGCCACAACAAATAATTTGCGGTCAAAATGATG TTGGTTCTAATAAGGAGTGGAAATCAAAGCCTACAAGTTCTGCCCCACAAGGTCCTGGAACAGCTGGTGCATCTGAGATTCCAACTGCTGCTGCTGATGCTACTACCCTGTCACAACCAGTCTCAACTGTCCTTGATTCAGAAGAAGCAAAACTGCAGAAGAAGCTGGAGGAATTACACCTTCCACAACGTCAACATGTTATTTTACCAAACCACATCCATGTCCCTGAATCTGAAAGGACCAAGTTGAGCTTTGGAAGCTTTAGTGTTAGTTCTGAGGTAATTACTGGTAATGCCAGCGGTGAGGAGAGGGACAAGTGCTCTACAACTGTGTCTGAAACATCTCGGCGTATTGAAGATACTAGCGAGGAACACTCCTCAAGGTTTGTAATGTACTGCATTTTAGCATTAGGATTAGTGTGGATCGCATCACTTTTTGCTTAG
- the LOC107433879 gene encoding uncharacterized protein LOC107433879 isoform X2, with protein sequence MSTSGFSVSIPNSVRKTIQAIKEITGNHSEEKIYALLKECSMDPNETAQKLLLQETFHGVKRKHVRRKKNLSNKQPGEVRWRSGTQGRGGRGGRVALSPHFTSHDGGRGRSSGPGKENGLNQGAEKDLASLPTSYENKNKERSSVTRSAPVIANGPTNIASGSTSTVHASNILAGSGDPEISLSYAGKDISSSKLNPGYANKNPIAVGTEDSWEQPAPTPTSSLAVCFSSSDPVLEPSNDSQVPAALGLEREVGSHCLPATEIGSSSAQGMMPNSFQGVGKSQHTELSYSFSISTHGGFSVSLPSSNYSSWPQQIICGQNDAFRYWSYNCILFVPLVMIFDKMKDMSTLLVLIRSGNQSLQVLPHKVLEQLVHLRFQLLLLMLLPCHNQSQLSLIQKKQNCRRSWRNYTFHNVNMLFYQTTSMSLNLKGPS encoded by the exons ATGAGTACTAGTGGGTTTAGTGTTTCAATCCCAAACAGTGTGAGAAAAACGATCCAGGCCATTAAGGAGATCACAGGAAATCATAGTGAAGAGAAAATCTATGCATTGCTAAAAGAATGTTCCATGGATCCCAACGAGACAGCCCAGAAGCTTCTCTTACAGG AAACATTCCATGGGGTCAAAAGGAAACATGTAAGGAGAAAAAAG AATCTGAGCAACAAACAGCCTGGAGAGGTGCGATGGAGATCTGGAACGCAGGGACGGGGGGGTAGGGGTGGTAGGGTGGCCTTGTCACCGCACTTTACATCTCATG ATGGTGGTAGGGGCAGGAGTTCAGGTCCTGGAAAGGAGAATGGACTCAATCAAGGTGCAGAGAAGGATCTTGCTTCTTTGCCAACCTCTTATGAGAATAAGAATAAAGAAAGAAGTTCTGTTACAAG gTCTGCACCTGTCATTGCCAATGGTCCTACCAATATAGCTTCTGGAAGCACTAGTACTGTGCATGCCTCCAATATATTAGCAGGAAGTGGTGATCCTGAGATAAGTTTGTCATATGCTGGCAAAGATATTTCAAGCAGTAAACTCAATCCTGGTTATGCAAATAAGAACCCAATTGCCGTTGGAACTGAGGACTCGTGGGAGCAGCCTGCACCAACACCAACGTCTTCACTAGCGGTCTGTTTCTCATCTTCAGATCCTGTCCTGGAGCCATCTAATGATTCTCAAGTTCCAGCTGCACTAGGCCTTGAACGTGAAGTAGGGAGCCATTGTCTCCCCG CTACTGAGATTGGTAGCTCGTCTGCACAAGGAATGATGCCAAACAGTTTCCAGGGAGTTGGGAAATCTCAACACACTGAGTTGTCATACTCTTTTTCTATATCAACTCATGGTGGTTTTTCAGTTAGTCTGCCATCATCAAATTACAGCAGCTGGCCACAACAAATAATTTGCGGTCAAAATGATG CATTCAGGTATTGGTCCTATAATTGCATATTATTTGTTccgttggtgatgatttttgataaaatgaaGGACATGTCTACATTG TTGGTTCTAATAAGGAGTGGAAATCAAAGCCTACAAGTTCTGCCCCACAAGGTCCTGGAACAGCTGGTGCATCTGAGATTCCAACTGCTGCTGCTGATGCTACTACCCTGTCACAACCAGTCTCAACTGTCCTTGATTCAGAAGAAGCAAAACTGCAGAAGAAGCTGGAGGAATTACACCTTCCACAACGTCAACATGTTATTTTACCAAACCACATCCATGTCCCTGAATCTGAAAGGACCAAGTTGA
- the LOC107416844 gene encoding heterogeneous nuclear ribonucleoprotein 1 has product MASKKVDRNPLSGDGACPGKIFIGGLAKETNLETFVKYFEKYGEITDSVIMKDRHTGRPRGFGFITYADPSVVDQVIQETHVINGKQVEIKRTIPKGASQANDFKTKKIFVGGISTTVTEDEFKSFFSKYGKVVEHEIIRDHATKRSRGFGFIVFDSEKVVDSLLANGNMVDMAGSQVEIKKAEPKKASNPAPVPAYGSDSRVRPYNDSFGGYGDSYSGFGSGAFGPAPYRSLGGFGSRLDYGVYGNDNDFGGGFGGFGSGGGFSGYRGESSFGYSSRFGSYGGGLGGGYGGSGLGTYGRGSGGYGSYVGSGSGGDYDSGPGPSYGGPSMYGGRTGYGGSSRYHPYAR; this is encoded by the exons ATGGCTTCGAAGAAAGTTGACCGCAACCCCCTCAGCGGCGATGGTGCTTGCCCTGG AAAGATCTTCATTGGAGGCTTGGCAAAAGAAACTAATTTAG AGACATTCGTCAAGTATTTTGAAAAGTACGGGGAGATAACAGACTCTGTGATCATGAAAGATCGGCATACGGGTCGACCCAGGGGATTCGGGTTCATCACCTATGCGGATCCTTCTGTTGTCGACCAGGTTATTCAAGAGACCCATGTCATCAATGGCAAACAG GTTGAGATCAAAAGAACCATTCCAAAAGGTGCTTCACAAGCTAATGACTTCAAAACGAAGAAAATTTTTGTTGGAGGGATTTCAACCACAGTAACTGAAG ATGAGTTCAAGAGTTTCTTCTCAAAGTATGGAAAGGTGGTAGAACATGAGATCATACGTGATCATGCAACCAAACGATCTCGAGGCTTTGGATTTATTGTATTTGACAGTGAAAAAGTAGTTGATAGTTTGCTCGCAAATGGGAATATGGTTGATATGGCTGGTAGTCAG GTTGAGATCAAGAAAGCTGAACCAAAGAAGGCCTCAAACCCAGCACCTGTTCCTGCATACGGTAGTGACTCTAGGGTACGTCCATACAATGATAGTTTCGGTGGTTATGGAGACTCCTATAGTGGTTTTGGCAGTGGCGCTTTTGGCCCTGCACCGTATAGGTCACTTGGAGGTTTTGGCAGTAGGCTTGATTATGGTGTTTATGGTAATGATAATGATTTTGGAGGTGGTTTTGGAGGTTTTGGTAGTGGTGGTGGTTTTTCTGGTTATCGAGGAGAATCATCATTTGGCTATTCTAGTCGCTTTGGTTCCTATGGGGGAGGGCTTGGTGGGGGTTATGGTGGCAGTGGCTTAGGCACATATGGGCGTGGAAGTGGGGGCTATGGAAGTTATGTTGGTTCGGGCTCTGGCGGTGATTATGATTCTGGCCCTGGTCCTAGTTATGGTGGGCCAAGCATGTAT